In Seriola aureovittata isolate HTS-2021-v1 ecotype China chromosome 17, ASM2101889v1, whole genome shotgun sequence, a genomic segment contains:
- the rab5c gene encoding ras-related protein Rab-5C, whose amino-acid sequence MAGRGGPARTNGTAASNKICQFKLVLLGESAVGKSSLVLRFVKGQFHEYQESTIGAAFLTQTVCLDDTTVKFEIWDTAGQERYHSLAPMYYRGAQAAIVVYDITNTDTFTRAKNWVKELQRQASPNIVIALAGNKADLANKRAVDFQESQAYADDNSLLFMETSAKTAMNVNEIFMAIAKKLPKNEPQAGAGTAGRARGGVDLQETAPHGRSGQCCGGGN is encoded by the exons ATGGCAGGGCGAGGCGGACCGGCACGGACCAACGGCACTGCAGCAAGCAACAAGATTTGCCAGTTTAAGCTAGTGCTGTTGGGGGAATCAGCAGTGGGGAAGTCCAGCTTGGTGCTACGCTTTGTCAAAGGCCAGTTCCATGAGTACCAGGAGAGCACCATTGGAG cTGCCTTCCTCACACAGACGGTATGTTTGGATGATACAACAGTAAAGTTTGAGATCTGGGACACTGCAGGACAGGAACGGTATCACAGTTTGGCACCTATGTACTACAGGGGAGCCCAGGCCGCCATCGTTGTCTACGATATCACCAACACA GACACATTCACACGTGCAAAGAACTGGGTGAAGGAGCTCCAACGACAAGCCAGCCCAAATATTGTTATTGCACTGGCAGGGAACAAAGCAGACCTGGCCAACAAGAGAGCTGTAGATTTCCAG GAATCACAAGCATATGCAGATGACAACAGTTTGCTCTTCATGGAGACTTCAGCCAAGACTGCTATGAATGTCAATGAGATTTTTATGGCTATAG CCAAGAAGCTTCCTAAGAACGAGCCTCAGGCTGGAGCAGGCACTGCTGGACGAGCCCGAGGCGGCGTGGACCTGCAGGAAACTGCACCGCATGGCAGAAGTGGCCAGTGTTGTGGAGGCGGGAACTAA
- the kat2a gene encoding histone acetyltransferase KAT2A, with translation MSDPAAQALQPRLLQAQSTGSAGSSTAATGSGPGNSDPARPGLSQQQRASQKKAQVRAFPRAKKLEKLGVFSACKASDTCKCNGWKNPNPPSATRMDLQQQAASLSEPCRSCGHALADHVSHLENVSEDEINRLLGMVVDVENLFMSVHKEEDTDTKQVYFYLFKLLRKCILQMSQPVVEGSLGSPPFEKPNIEQGVLNFVQYKFSHLAPKERQTMFELSKMFLLCLNYWKLETPTQYRQRTQKDDGTAYKVDYTRWLCYCHVPQSNDSLPRYETTQVFGRSLLKSIFTVTRRQLLEKFRVEKDKLLPEKRTLILTHFPKFLSMLEEEIYGENSPIWEADFTMPASDGTQLGHQTVISPAAVSGSPALSKGLSSISSLGSMDTGGAEPITGEKRKLPEALTLEDAKRIRVMGDIPMELVNEVMMTITDPAAMLGPETNLLTPNAARDETARLEERRGIIEFHVIGNSLSQKSNKKILMWLVGLQNVFSHQLPRMPKEYITRLVFDPKHKTLALIKDGRVIGGICFRMFPTQGFTEIVFCAVTSNEQVKGYGTHLMNHLKEYHIKHNILYFLTYADEYAIGYFKKQGFSKDIKVPKSRYLGYIKDYEGATLMECELNPRIPYTELSHIIKRQKEIIKKLIERKQSQIRKVYPGLTCFKEGVRQIPVESIPGIRETGWKPSNKDKGKEVKDPDVLYNMLKNLLAQIKTHPEAWPFMEPVKKSEAPDYYEIIRFPIDLKTMTERLKNRYYVTKKLFIADLQRIITNCREYNPPDSEYCKCANTLEKFFYFKLKDGGLIEK, from the exons ATGTCGGATCCGGCGGCTCAGGCCTTACAACCCCGGCTTCTCCAAGCCCAGTCTACTGGGTCAGCTGGGTCCAGCACTGCTGCGACAGGCTCCGGGCCAGGAAATAGTGACCCGGCCAGACCGGGACTTAGCCAGCAACAGCGTGCAAGCCAGAAGAAAGCCCAAGTCCGAGCTTTCCCACGGGCGAAAAAGCTTGAGAAACTTGGCGTATTCTCCGCATGCAAG GCTAGTGACACATGCAAATGCAATGGATGGAAAAACCCGAATCCACCTTCAGCCACACGTATGGATCTGCAACAGCAAGCAGCCAGCTTGAGCGAGCCGTGCCGCAGCTGTGGACATGCTCTGG CTGATCATGTGTCCCACTTGGAGAATGTGTCCGAGGATGAGATTAACAGGCTGTTGGGGATGGTGGTGGATGTGGAGAACCTTTTTATGTCCGTGCACAAAGAGGAGGACACTGATACCAAACAGGTTTACTTCTATCTGTTCAAG CTGCTGAGGAAATGCATCCTGCAGATGAGCCAGCCTGTTGTAGAGGGATCCCTTGGAAGTCCACCCTTTGAAAAGCCCAACATTGAGCAG GGGGTTTTGAATTTTGTTCAGTACAAGTTCAGCCACCTGGCACCAAAGGAAAGGCAGACCATGTTTGAACTGTCAAAAATGTTCCTCTTGTGCCTAAATTACTGGAAGCTGGAGACACCAACACAGTATCGCCAGCGCACACAGAAAGACGATGGGACAGCATACAAAGTAGACTACACCAG GTGGCTGTGCTACTGCCATGTCCCCCAGAGTAACGACAGCCTCCCGCGCTATGAAACCACTCAGGTGTTTGGCCGCAGCTTGCTCAAGTCCATCTTCACTGTGACCCGACGCCAGCTCCTCGAGAAGTTCAGAGTGGAGAAGGATAAGCTGCTGCCAGAGAAACGCACGCTCATCCTCACACACTTCCCCAA GTTTCTGTCTATGCTGGAGGAGGAAATCTATGGCGAGAATTCACCCATCTGGGAAGCTGACTTCACCATGCCTGCATCCGATGGCACACAGCTAGGACATCAGACAG TGATCAGTCCTGCTGCAGTGTCTGGCTCCCCTGCTCTGTCTAAAGGTCTGAGCAGCATCTCCTCTCTGGGCAGCATGGACACTGGAGGTGCAGAGCCCATCACAG GAGAAAAACGTAAACTTCCCGAGGCGTTGACCCTGGAGGATGCAAAGAGGATACGTGTGATGGGAGACATTCCTATGGAGCTGGTCAATGAAGTTATGATGACAATCACTGACCCTGCTGCTATGCTTGGACCAGAG ACTAATCTGCTGACGCCCAATGCCGCTCGTGATGAGACTGCCAGGCTGGAGGAGAGGCGGGGCATTATAGAGTTCCACGTCATTGGAAACTCACTGTCCCAGAAGTCCAACAAGAAGATCCTGATGTGGCTGGTCGGTCTGCAGAACGTCTTCTCTCATCAGTTACCTCGCATGCCCAAAGAGTACATCACACGACTGGTGTTTGACCC GAAGCACAAGACCCTAGCCCTCATCAAAGATGGCCGCGTCATTGGAGGCATCTGTTTTAGGATGTTTCCCACTCAGGGCTTCACAGAGATCGTCTTCTGTGCTGTCACATCCAATGAACAAGTTAAG GGCTACGGTACCCACCTGATGAACCACCTGAAGGAGTACCACATCAAACACAACATCCTCTATTTTCTCACTTACGCAGACGAATACGCCATTGGCTACTTCAAGAAGCAG GGCTTTTCCAAAGACATCAAAGTGCCGAAGAGTCGATACCTGGGATACATCAAAGACTACGAAGGAGCGACCCTCATGGAGTGTGAGCTGAACCCGAGAATCCCCTACACTGAACTCTCTCATAtcattaaaagacagaaagag ATCATTAAGAAGCTGATtgagaggaaacagagccaGATCAGAAAAGTTTACCCAGGCCTCACCTGCTTCAAAGAGGGCGTTCGACAGATCCCCGTAGAGAGCATTCCAGGCATAA gaGAGACAGGCTGGAAACCCAGTAACAAGGACAAAGG GAAAGAGGTGAAGGACCCTGACGTGTTATACAACATGCTGAAGAACCTCCTGGCCCAGATAAAG ACTCATCCTGAAGCCTGGCCCTTCATGGAACCAGTGAAGAAATCAGAGGCTCCAGATTACTACGAAATCATCCGCTTTCCCATCG ACCTGAAGACCatgacagagagactgaagaaCAGATACTATGTGACCAAGAAGCTTTTTATTGCTGACCTGCAGCGGATCATCACTAACTGTCGCGAGTACAACCCTCCAGACAGTGAGTACTGCAAGTGTGCCAACACCTTGGAGAAGTTCTTctacttcaaattaaaagatgGAGGCCTGATTGAGAAATGA